Proteins from one Streptomyces sp. NBC_00289 genomic window:
- a CDS encoding AAA family ATPase → MLGPVETRSVSPVFVGRTDELHALNDALARATAGEPQALLLGGEAGVGKTRLVEEFATAACRQGAVVALGGCVEIGADGLPFAPFSTALRALRRELPRELAAAAAGQDEELARLLPELGEPATARGTRRDDEEGMARLFELTARLLERVAADRTVVVALEDLHWADASTRHLLAYLFRTLRTGRLVILATYRADDIHRRHPLRPLLAELDRLRTVRRVELGRFNRAEVGRQIAGILAREPDPTDVDDIFERSDGNAFFVEELAVAVHEGCCTGLTDSLRDLLLVRVESLPESAQRVARIVAEGGSTVEYRLLADVARLAEDDLIEALRAAVNAHILLATPGGDGYRFRHSLVREAVSDDLLPGERSRLNRRYAEALEADPTLVPADERVMRLASYWYHAHDAAKALPAVLDASVAARRRHAYSEQLRLLERAMELWDAAPEEVRARLRPAGYTEVYPPSGCDPETTPLGYLDLLAEAAVAGRLCGERERAFKITKRALRLLEDEDDPLRAAWFWVQRSRLVQARTHGGDGWAELSTAQELVRGMPPSEVHAEVLGSVASWSMMHAPGPEALSSAERAVEYAQMVGAHEIELNARITMGVLMVDAGDVEAGLAQMYEVKQRALEADSPFVLGRAYVNLPAELQAVGRSREAVALLEEGAAGTRKFGLLDSEAWVWGNLSESLHSLGRWDEAVEAAETALRLGRDARPHTGSALSLAQVALDRGEVAEAARHVTYVRAQFAAHGPAPAQSIPLACLAIGVAAGEGRLLDVRAELTRALDAGFPTGTQRYAWPLLLAAATAEADAPPLPALTEGRAAVLERISEAARKTTTGAPIWLAHDKWVRAELHRAEGRATAHTWTEVVAAFEELENPYDLARVRHRLAEALLAAGGDEERDRATELLRLSHAVAGHLGARPLVDSVTLLAQRARLALTGAPRRSAVPADPVAALGLTSRERDVLRLVAAGRTNRQIAEELFISPKTASVHVSNILGKLGVSGRGEAAAVAHRLGLFPPDVLKAPSAG, encoded by the coding sequence ATGCTCGGGCCCGTGGAAACCAGATCCGTCAGTCCGGTGTTCGTCGGCCGCACCGACGAGCTGCACGCGCTGAACGACGCGCTCGCCCGCGCCACCGCGGGCGAGCCGCAGGCGCTGCTGCTCGGCGGCGAGGCCGGGGTCGGCAAGACCCGCCTCGTCGAGGAGTTCGCCACCGCCGCCTGCCGGCAGGGCGCAGTCGTCGCGCTCGGCGGCTGCGTCGAGATCGGCGCCGACGGACTGCCCTTCGCGCCCTTCTCCACCGCGCTGCGCGCCCTGCGCCGCGAACTGCCCCGGGAACTCGCCGCCGCGGCCGCCGGCCAGGACGAGGAACTGGCCCGCCTGCTGCCCGAACTCGGTGAGCCGGCCACGGCCCGCGGCACCCGCCGGGACGACGAGGAAGGCATGGCCCGCCTCTTCGAACTCACCGCCCGCCTGCTGGAACGCGTCGCCGCCGACCGTACGGTCGTCGTCGCCCTGGAGGACCTGCACTGGGCCGACGCCTCCACCCGCCACCTCCTCGCCTACCTCTTCCGCACCCTGCGCACCGGCCGCCTCGTCATCCTCGCCACCTACCGCGCCGACGACATCCACCGCCGCCATCCGCTGCGCCCGCTGCTCGCCGAACTCGACCGGCTGCGCACCGTTCGCCGCGTCGAACTCGGCCGCTTCAACCGCGCCGAGGTCGGGCGTCAGATCGCCGGCATCCTCGCCCGCGAACCCGACCCGACCGATGTCGACGACATCTTCGAACGCTCCGACGGCAACGCCTTCTTCGTGGAGGAGCTCGCCGTCGCCGTCCACGAAGGCTGCTGCACCGGCCTCACCGACTCCCTGCGCGACCTGCTCCTCGTGCGCGTGGAAAGCCTGCCCGAAAGCGCCCAGCGGGTCGCCCGGATCGTCGCCGAGGGAGGCTCCACCGTCGAGTACCGGCTGCTCGCCGACGTGGCCCGGCTCGCCGAGGACGACCTCATCGAGGCGCTGCGGGCCGCCGTCAACGCCCACATCCTCCTCGCCACGCCCGGCGGCGACGGCTACCGCTTCCGTCACTCGCTGGTCCGCGAGGCCGTCAGCGACGACCTCCTGCCCGGCGAACGCTCCCGCCTGAACCGCCGCTACGCCGAAGCCCTGGAAGCCGACCCCACGCTCGTCCCCGCCGACGAACGTGTCATGCGCCTGGCCAGCTACTGGTACCACGCCCACGACGCCGCCAAGGCCCTGCCCGCCGTCCTGGACGCCTCCGTCGCCGCCCGCCGCCGCCACGCCTACAGCGAGCAACTGCGGCTGCTGGAACGGGCGATGGAACTGTGGGACGCCGCCCCCGAGGAGGTGCGGGCGCGGCTGCGTCCCGCGGGCTACACCGAGGTCTACCCGCCCAGCGGCTGCGACCCGGAGACCACCCCGCTCGGCTACCTCGACCTCCTGGCGGAGGCCGCCGTCGCCGGGCGGCTGTGCGGGGAGCGCGAACGCGCCTTCAAGATCACCAAGCGGGCGCTGCGGCTCCTGGAGGACGAGGACGACCCGCTGCGCGCGGCCTGGTTCTGGGTGCAGCGCTCCCGGCTGGTCCAGGCCCGGACCCACGGCGGCGACGGCTGGGCGGAGCTGTCCACCGCGCAGGAACTGGTGCGCGGCATGCCGCCGTCCGAGGTGCACGCCGAGGTGCTGGGCTCCGTCGCCAGCTGGTCGATGATGCACGCGCCCGGTCCCGAGGCCCTCTCCTCCGCCGAGCGTGCCGTGGAGTACGCCCAGATGGTGGGCGCCCACGAGATCGAGCTCAACGCCCGCATCACGATGGGCGTCCTCATGGTCGACGCGGGCGATGTCGAAGCGGGCCTCGCGCAGATGTACGAGGTCAAGCAGCGGGCCCTCGAGGCCGACAGCCCGTTCGTCCTCGGCCGCGCCTATGTGAACCTGCCGGCGGAACTCCAGGCGGTCGGCCGCTCCCGGGAGGCGGTCGCACTCCTCGAGGAAGGCGCCGCGGGCACCCGGAAGTTCGGCCTGCTGGACTCCGAGGCCTGGGTGTGGGGCAACCTCTCCGAGTCGCTCCACTCACTCGGCCGCTGGGACGAGGCCGTCGAGGCCGCGGAGACCGCCCTACGGCTCGGACGGGACGCCAGGCCGCACACCGGGAGCGCACTGAGCCTGGCCCAGGTCGCGCTGGACCGAGGCGAGGTGGCCGAGGCCGCCCGCCATGTGACCTACGTACGGGCGCAGTTCGCCGCCCACGGCCCCGCCCCCGCGCAGTCGATACCGCTGGCCTGCCTCGCCATCGGCGTCGCCGCCGGTGAAGGCCGACTCCTCGACGTCCGCGCGGAACTCACCCGCGCCCTCGACGCCGGATTCCCCACCGGCACCCAGCGCTACGCCTGGCCGCTGCTGCTGGCCGCGGCCACCGCGGAGGCGGACGCCCCGCCCCTGCCCGCCCTGACCGAGGGACGCGCAGCCGTCCTCGAACGGATCTCCGAAGCAGCCCGAAAGACCACCACCGGCGCCCCGATCTGGCTCGCCCACGACAAGTGGGTCCGCGCCGAGCTCCACCGCGCCGAGGGCCGGGCGACCGCCCACACCTGGACGGAGGTGGTCGCGGCCTTCGAGGAACTCGAGAACCCGTACGACCTCGCCCGCGTCCGCCATCGCCTGGCAGAGGCCCTGCTCGCGGCAGGCGGCGACGAGGAACGCGACCGGGCCACCGAGCTGCTGCGTCTCTCGCATGCCGTCGCCGGCCACCTGGGTGCCCGCCCGCTCGTCGACTCCGTCACGCTGCTCGCCCAGCGCGCCCGCCTCGCCCTCACCGGCGCCCCGCGGCGGTCGGCGGTTCCCGCCGATCCGGTCGCGGCCCTCGGGCTCACGAGCCGGGAACGCGACGTGCTGCGCCTGGTCGCGGCCGGCCGCACCAACCGCCAGATCGCCGAGGAACTGTTCATCTCCCCGAAGACGGCGAGCGTCCACGTGTCGAACATCCTCGGCAAGCTCGGCGTCTCGGGCAGAGGAGAGGCCGCGGCGGTGGCCCACCGGCTGGGACTGTTCCCGCCGGACGTCCTCAAGGCCCCGTCGGCGGGCTGA
- a CDS encoding GNAT family N-acetyltransferase has product MYAISLGDDGAELRPLEPWHAEEFLAHLERGRDFINQYIPFGESAVDVTSARDALQRYADMRAADTASLHGLWLEGKLVGGVLFLNFDAANGNCEVGCWLEPAGTGRGLVTRAMRVLIDFAVERRGIHRVEWVASAGNRPSLNVARRLGMTQDGVRRESYPHRGVRHDLEVWSILAPEWRAARAGAAHSGR; this is encoded by the coding sequence ATGTACGCGATATCCCTGGGTGACGACGGAGCCGAACTGCGCCCCCTGGAGCCGTGGCACGCCGAGGAGTTCCTGGCGCACCTGGAGCGGGGCAGGGACTTCATCAACCAGTACATCCCGTTCGGGGAGAGCGCCGTCGACGTGACGTCCGCGCGGGACGCGCTCCAGCGGTACGCCGACATGCGCGCCGCCGACACCGCCTCCCTGCACGGGCTGTGGCTGGAGGGCAAGCTCGTGGGCGGCGTGCTCTTCCTCAACTTCGACGCGGCGAACGGCAACTGCGAGGTCGGCTGCTGGCTGGAACCCGCCGGCACCGGGCGCGGACTGGTCACGCGCGCGATGCGGGTGCTGATCGACTTCGCCGTCGAGCGGCGCGGGATCCACCGGGTCGAGTGGGTGGCCTCCGCCGGCAACCGGCCGAGTCTGAACGTGGCCCGGCGGCTGGGCATGACCCAGGACGGGGTACGGCGCGAGAGCTACCCCCACCGCGGCGTACGGCACGACCTCGAGGTGTGGTCGATCCTCGCCCCCGAGTGGCGTGCGGCACGCGCGGGTGCCGCGCACAGCGGTCGTTAA
- a CDS encoding DUF6191 domain-containing protein encodes MFEELFAPGRKHTHDEQKRLELTREDVGDGDPGRGPIDLTSGKVVVRLPSKDPADEPAAGAGSEAED; translated from the coding sequence ATGTTCGAGGAACTGTTCGCACCCGGTCGCAAGCACACCCACGACGAACAGAAGCGGCTGGAACTGACCCGGGAGGACGTCGGAGACGGCGACCCGGGGCGCGGCCCGATAGACCTCACCTCGGGAAAGGTCGTCGTACGACTGCCCTCGAAGGACCCGGCCGATGAGCCCGCGGCAGGCGCCGGGAGCGAGGCCGAGGACTGA